In a genomic window of Primulina huaijiensis isolate GDHJ02 unplaced genomic scaffold, ASM1229523v2 scaffold37281, whole genome shotgun sequence:
- the LOC140968574 gene encoding BAG family molecular chaperone regulator 3-like, translating to MNKENMLKMKPKVTGVSFPSPVKGGGSESAAGLEVRPCGMYVQKRSKDTKACVPNIKVKVKYGSYFHEVTLSSQASFGELKKMLAGKIGLNPQDQKLIFKEKERDSKAFLDVVGVKDGSKIVLLEDELSKERRILESRRNAKMERASKDIAAIRLEVDKLAKQVASIETTINSGKKVEEIVLLNLIESLMIQLINLDGISADGEIKLQRRMQVKRAQKYIGILDLAKIKNSDISKLSPNILDQRSKPGNFAPRMNSEQVVVTTKWETF from the exons atgaacaaagaaaacATGTTGAAAATGAAGCCTAAGGTCACCGGAGTTTCATTCCCGTCTCCGGTTAAAGGCGGTGGCTCCGAGTCAGCCGCAGGATTGGAAGTCAGGCCTTGTGGAATGTATGTTCAAAAGAGGAGCAAAGATACAAAAGCTTGTGTTCCTAACATTAAAGTCAAAGTGAAATATGGCTCATATTTTCATGAAGTCACTCTTAGTTCTCAAGCAAGTTTTG GGGAATTAAAGAAAATGCTGGCAGGGAAGATTGGATTGAATCCACAGGATCAAAAGCTGATATTCAAGGAAAAGGAGAGGGATTCAAAAGCTTTTCTTGACGTTGTTGGTGTGAAAGATGGATCAAAGATTGTTCTTCTTGAAGATGAATTGAGCAAGGAGAGAAGGATTCTTGAATCACGCAGGAATGCCAAAATGGAAAGAGCATCAAAAGACATTGCAGCCATTAGATTGGAAGTTGACAAGCTTGCAAAACAG GTGGCTTCAATTGAAACAACAATTAATAGTGGCAAGAAAGTTGAGGAGATTGTTTTATTGAACTTGATTGAGTCATTGATGATTCAGTTGATAAATTTAGATGGGATTTCTGCGGATGGAGAAATCAAATTGCAAAGAAGAATGCAG GTGAAAAGGGCGCAAAAATACATTGGAATTCTTGATTTAGCGAAGATAAAAAACTCAGATATAAGCAAACTGTCACCTAATATTCTTGACCAACGGAGCAAACCGGGGAATTTCGCTCCGAGGATGAACTCAGAGCAAGTGGTTGTAACAACAAAGTGGGAAACATTTTGA
- the LOC140968479 gene encoding lysophospholipid acyltransferase 1-like: protein MELPEMDTLASAIGVSVPVLRFLLCFAVTIPVSFFHRFVPGGPSGRHLYAALSGAVLSYLSFGFSSNLHFLVPMLLGYASMALFRKFCGIITFFIAFGYLIGCHVYYMSGDAWKEGGIDATGSLMVITLKIISCAINYNDGLLKDEDMRDAQRKNRFQKLPSLLEYFGYCLCCGSHFAGPVYEMAAYIEWTERKGIWEPTEKGSSPSPYWATLRAVLQAGVCMGLYLYLIPHFPLSRFTEPVYQDYGFWKRLTYQYMCGFTARWKYYFIWSISEASIIISGLGFSGWTDSNPPTPRWDRAINVDVLGVELAKSAVQIPLAWNIQVSTWLRHYVYDRLVHKGKRPGFFQLLATQTVSAVWHGLYPGYIIFFIQSALMIAGSRVIYRWQQASKTSVLRNILVLMNFAYTLVVLNYSSVGFMVLSLHETLIAYKSVYFVGTIVPIAVLLLGKIIKPASPARSKARKDE from the exons ATGGAGCTGCCGGAGATGGATACCTTGGCATCGGCGATCGGAGTCTCGGTACCAGTTCTTCGTTTCTTGCTATGCTTTGCGGTCACCATCCCGGTCAGCTTCTTCCACCGATTCGTCCCAGGAGGACCTTCGGGGCGCCACCTCTATGCCGCCCTATCCGGGGCGGTTCTCTCATACCTCTCCTTTGGATTTTCATCGAACTTGCATTTTCTGGTACCGATGCTTTTAGGCTATGCTTCTATGGCACTCTTCCGAAAGTTCTGCGGGATTATTACATTTTTCATCGCCTTCGGTTACCTCATTGGATG CCATGTATACTACATGAGTGGAGATGCATGGAAAGAAGGAGGTATTGATGCTACAG GATCTCTAATGGTGATAACACTGAAAATTATATCATGTGCCATTAATTACAATGATGGATTGCTAAAAGATGAAGATATGCGTGATGCACAAAGGAAAAACCGGTTTCAGAAGTTGCCATCGTTACTTGAATATTTTGGTTACTGTCTTTGTTGTGGAAGTCACTTTGCTGGTCCAGTATATGAAATGGCAGCATATATTGAATGGACTGAGAGGAAAGGG ATCTGGGAACCTACAGAAAAGGGATCATCCCCTTCTCCTTATTGGGCAACTCTAAGGGCTGTTCTGCAAGCTGGTGTCTGTATGGGATTGTATCTGTATCTTATACCACATTTTCCACTTTCTCGATTCACTGAACCAGTATACCAAGATTATGGGTTCTGGAAACGATTGACTTACCAGTACATGTGTGGTTTTACTGCTCGGTGGAAATATTATTTCATTTGGTCCATTTCAGAAGCTTCTATAATTATTTCTGGGCTGGGATTTAGTGGCTGGACAGATTCTAATCCGCCCACACCTCGATGGGATCGTGCAATAAATGTTGATGTATTAGGTGTTGAGTTGGCTAAGAGTGCTGTGCAGATACCCCTAGCATGGAACATTCAAGTTAGCACTTGGCTTAGACACT ATGTCTATGATAGGTTAGTTCATAAAGGTAAAAGACCTGGATTCTTCCAGTTGCTGGCAACCCAAACCGTCAGTGCAGTGTGGCAT GGATTGTATCCTGGGTACATCATATTCTTCATTCAGTCTGCACTAATGATTGCTGGTTCAAGAG TTATTTACCGATGGCAACAAGCCAGCAAAACATCTGTACTCAGAAACATCCTTGTATTGATGAACTTCGCCTACACCCTTGTGGTTCTGAACTACTCCAGCGTGGGTTTCATG GTTTTAAGCCTGCACGAAACATTGATTGCATACAAGAGTGTTTACTTTGTTGGAACCATTGTCCCAATAGCTGTACTATTGCTTGGAAAAATCATCAAGCCAGCAAGTCCGGCCAGGTCTAAAGCTCGGAAAGATGAGTGA